The proteins below come from a single Arthrobacter sp. B1I2 genomic window:
- a CDS encoding Tex family protein — MTQLPSPSPASAPSRAAEEDAIFAQIAAELGVKAWQVKSAVGLLDGGSTVPFIARYRKEATGTLDDTQLRDLDERLRYLRELADRRRAILEAIEAQGQLTPELRKAVLAADTKSRLEDIYLPFKSKRRTKAQIAREAGLEPLADTLLKRPDLDPEREARKYLNSAHSIDDAAAALAGARSILVERVAQDPDLAGNLRDRLWTQGRMVSRVKKGKEAEGQKFADYFEFAQAPDRMPSHRVLALFRGEKDGVLELDLAEADPSDDAALTAARARYESAVARFLGVADRGRPADAWLIQTAQVAWRSRVLARLTSDLRARLFAAAEGEAVRVFAANLRDVLLAAPAGNRATLGLDPGLRTGVKVAVVDGTGKVVATDTVYPHAPARKWDDALATLARLARQHAVELVAIGNGTASRETDKLAAELIKLLPDVDRKPQKLVVSEAGASVYSASALAAAELPGMDVSLRGAVSIARRLQDPLAELVKIDPKSIGVGQYQHDVTASKLDRSLDAVVEDCVNAVGVDVNTASPALLSRVAGVGPLLSENIVAYRNEHGPFNKRSDLKKVPRLGAKAFEQCAGFLRITGGAEPLDASSVHPEAYAVARKILVASGSAPASSLDPGNFVDDTFGLPTVQDILTELDKPGRDPRPAFAAATFSEGIEKISDLVPGMILEGTVTNVAAFGAFVDVGVHQDGLVHVSALANRFVSDPREVVKSGQVVRVKVLEADPERKRISLTLRLDDEPAGGGAASGRRGSGQGGGGAGSGKPERNGRADRQQPVKQATGRAGAGGRPAPRPQPVDTAMAEALRKAGLGK, encoded by the coding sequence GTGACCCAACTGCCTTCACCTTCCCCCGCTTCCGCCCCCTCCCGCGCAGCAGAGGAGGACGCCATCTTTGCCCAGATTGCCGCCGAGCTGGGGGTCAAAGCCTGGCAGGTCAAGTCGGCCGTCGGACTGCTCGACGGCGGGTCGACAGTCCCGTTTATCGCCCGGTACCGCAAGGAAGCGACCGGAACCTTGGACGACACCCAACTCCGCGACCTCGACGAGCGGCTCCGCTACCTCCGCGAGCTGGCAGACCGCCGTCGTGCCATCCTTGAAGCGATTGAGGCCCAAGGCCAGCTGACGCCCGAACTGCGCAAGGCAGTCCTCGCGGCGGATACCAAGTCACGGCTCGAGGACATCTACCTGCCGTTCAAGTCCAAGCGGCGGACCAAGGCCCAGATCGCCCGGGAAGCAGGCCTGGAGCCACTTGCGGACACGCTCTTGAAGCGGCCGGACCTGGATCCCGAACGGGAGGCCCGGAAGTACCTCAACAGCGCACACTCCATCGATGATGCAGCTGCCGCACTGGCTGGTGCCCGGTCCATCCTGGTGGAACGGGTGGCCCAGGATCCCGACCTCGCCGGGAATCTGCGGGACCGGCTGTGGACCCAGGGCCGGATGGTGTCCCGCGTCAAGAAAGGCAAGGAGGCCGAAGGCCAGAAGTTTGCGGACTACTTCGAGTTCGCGCAGGCGCCGGACAGGATGCCGTCCCACAGGGTGCTTGCATTGTTCCGCGGGGAAAAGGACGGAGTCCTTGAGCTGGATCTCGCCGAAGCAGACCCGTCGGACGACGCCGCCCTCACCGCCGCCCGCGCCCGCTACGAGTCGGCAGTAGCCAGGTTCCTCGGAGTCGCCGACCGCGGACGTCCCGCAGACGCCTGGCTCATCCAGACCGCCCAGGTTGCCTGGCGGTCGCGCGTGCTGGCCCGCCTTACCTCCGACCTCCGTGCCAGGTTGTTTGCGGCAGCTGAGGGCGAAGCCGTCCGGGTGTTCGCCGCCAACCTCCGCGATGTCCTGCTGGCCGCCCCTGCCGGAAACCGCGCCACGCTGGGGCTCGACCCCGGACTGCGGACGGGAGTCAAAGTCGCGGTGGTGGACGGCACCGGCAAGGTGGTTGCCACTGACACGGTCTACCCGCACGCACCGGCGCGGAAGTGGGACGACGCCCTGGCAACCCTGGCGCGCCTGGCGCGGCAGCACGCCGTCGAACTCGTGGCTATCGGCAACGGGACAGCGTCCCGGGAAACTGACAAGCTGGCTGCCGAACTGATCAAGCTGTTGCCGGACGTGGACCGGAAGCCGCAGAAACTCGTGGTGTCCGAGGCCGGCGCGTCCGTCTACTCTGCATCCGCGCTCGCTGCCGCGGAACTGCCGGGAATGGACGTTTCACTTCGAGGGGCGGTCTCCATTGCCCGACGGTTGCAGGATCCGCTCGCCGAGCTCGTCAAGATCGACCCCAAGTCCATTGGTGTGGGCCAGTACCAGCACGATGTGACGGCGTCCAAACTGGACCGGAGCCTGGACGCCGTGGTGGAGGACTGCGTGAACGCCGTCGGCGTCGACGTCAACACGGCCTCGCCAGCGCTGCTAAGCCGGGTGGCCGGCGTCGGGCCCCTGCTGAGCGAAAACATCGTGGCCTACCGCAACGAGCACGGCCCGTTCAACAAGCGGTCCGACCTCAAGAAGGTACCGCGGCTGGGCGCCAAGGCGTTTGAACAGTGCGCCGGTTTCCTGAGGATCACCGGGGGAGCGGAGCCGCTGGACGCGTCGAGCGTGCACCCGGAGGCATACGCCGTGGCGCGCAAGATCCTGGTGGCCTCCGGCTCGGCGCCGGCGTCGTCCTTGGACCCGGGCAACTTCGTGGACGATACCTTTGGCCTGCCCACCGTCCAGGACATCCTCACGGAGTTGGACAAGCCCGGGCGCGATCCCCGGCCCGCCTTCGCCGCCGCCACGTTCTCGGAAGGCATTGAAAAGATCTCGGACCTGGTGCCGGGCATGATTCTCGAGGGGACCGTCACCAACGTTGCGGCCTTCGGGGCCTTCGTAGACGTTGGAGTCCACCAGGACGGCCTGGTCCACGTCTCCGCCCTGGCCAACCGCTTTGTGTCCGATCCGCGCGAAGTGGTGAAATCCGGGCAGGTAGTCCGCGTGAAGGTCCTGGAGGCTGACCCTGAGCGGAAGCGGATTTCGCTGACATTGAGGCTCGACGACGAACCGGCCGGCGGCGGTGCAGCCTCGGGGCGGCGCGGTTCGGGACAGGGCGGCGGGGGAGCAGGCAGCGGAAAGCCCGAGCGCAATGGGCGCGCGGACCGGCAACAGCCGGTGAAGCAGGCTACGGGTAGGGCCGGTGCTGGAGGCCGACCGGCTCCCAGACCCCAGCCCGTTGACACGGCAATGGCGGAGGCACTCAGGAAAGCCGGCCTGGGCAAGTAG
- a CDS encoding alkene reductase, with protein sequence MLFSPLTLGELELPNRLVMAPLTRLRAGEKGVPGPLVVEHYRQRASLGLIVSEGTYPTLAGQAYPGQPGIVTEEQVAGWKKVTDAVHAEGGRMFAQIMHGGRVSHSDITGGLPIVAPSAVAIDGDVRTPAGKKPYPVPHALTTDELPMVIQEIVNASLNAIEAGFDGVELHSANGYLLHEFLAPNSNIRTDSCGGSPENRARFVIETVNAVVAALGANRVGLRISPEHNVQGIAETDAVDVRATYEVLVDSIAPLNLAYLSILHHEPSGELVQDLRARFGGTFLVNTGFGVITTREEAVNLVAEGHADAVVVGRPAIANPDLARRWKESLPLNEPDASTFYADGASGYTDYPAYQG encoded by the coding sequence ATGCTGTTTTCCCCACTCACCCTCGGCGAACTTGAACTTCCCAACCGGCTGGTGATGGCTCCCCTGACCCGCCTCCGCGCCGGTGAGAAGGGCGTCCCGGGCCCGCTCGTCGTCGAGCACTACCGCCAGCGCGCTTCCCTTGGCCTCATCGTCAGCGAGGGCACATACCCCACCCTCGCCGGGCAGGCCTACCCCGGCCAGCCGGGAATCGTCACCGAGGAGCAGGTTGCCGGGTGGAAGAAGGTGACCGATGCAGTCCACGCCGAGGGCGGCCGCATGTTCGCCCAGATCATGCATGGCGGGCGGGTTTCCCACTCCGACATCACCGGGGGCCTGCCCATCGTCGCCCCCAGCGCTGTAGCCATTGACGGCGACGTCCGGACTCCTGCCGGCAAGAAGCCCTACCCGGTGCCGCACGCACTCACCACCGACGAACTCCCCATGGTCATCCAGGAAATCGTCAACGCCTCGCTGAACGCCATCGAGGCGGGGTTCGACGGCGTGGAACTGCACTCGGCCAACGGCTACCTCCTGCACGAGTTCTTGGCCCCGAACTCCAACATCCGGACGGACAGCTGCGGTGGATCGCCGGAGAACCGCGCCCGCTTTGTCATCGAAACCGTCAATGCCGTAGTCGCGGCCCTCGGCGCTAACCGGGTGGGACTGCGGATTTCCCCCGAGCACAACGTCCAGGGCATCGCGGAGACCGACGCTGTGGATGTGCGCGCCACCTACGAGGTCCTTGTGGATAGCATCGCGCCGCTCAACCTGGCCTACCTGAGCATCCTGCACCACGAACCCTCGGGCGAACTCGTCCAGGACCTCCGCGCGCGCTTCGGGGGCACCTTCCTGGTCAACACCGGATTCGGTGTCATCACCACGCGGGAAGAGGCCGTGAACCTGGTGGCTGAAGGCCACGCGGACGCCGTCGTGGTGGGCCGCCCCGCAATTGCCAACCCGGACCTTGCCCGCCGCTGGAAGGAAAGCCTTCCGCTCAACGAGCCCGACGCGTCCACGTTCTACGCTGACGGCGCCAGCGGTTACACGGATTACCCGGCGTACCAGGGCTAA
- a CDS encoding PKD domain-containing protein produces MRAEPGAIVADPNEYKYELQCHLGGGDFDTPCLARQLDCKDREDGAKGIPVMWLSRPRGVPGAVWAHHSGPTCLYDPKPEDLLPRIAADIQRQFQNLPVNAGKVVAQPSPNTLRGAETNFYAEAAEQQFDITMFGQQVHVVATPVQYTWNYGDGTVFGPQPSMGGPLPQDRWGEKTRTSHAYASTGDFQVVLTTSFTGTYSVNSGPPLPIPGQGQFSAPPQTVSVWRSLTRNYADDCNANPQGQGCPGAGASR; encoded by the coding sequence GTGCGGGCTGAGCCCGGTGCGATTGTCGCCGACCCCAATGAGTACAAGTACGAGCTCCAATGCCACCTCGGCGGAGGGGACTTCGACACTCCTTGCCTAGCCCGCCAGCTCGACTGCAAGGACCGGGAGGACGGCGCCAAGGGCATTCCTGTCATGTGGTTGTCGCGGCCACGAGGCGTACCGGGCGCGGTTTGGGCGCATCACTCGGGTCCCACCTGCCTTTACGATCCGAAGCCTGAGGACCTGCTGCCCCGGATCGCGGCGGACATCCAGCGGCAGTTCCAGAACCTGCCGGTCAATGCTGGGAAGGTTGTGGCGCAGCCCAGCCCGAACACCCTTCGGGGCGCGGAAACGAACTTCTACGCGGAAGCGGCTGAACAGCAGTTCGACATCACCATGTTCGGCCAGCAGGTTCACGTTGTGGCAACGCCCGTCCAATACACGTGGAACTACGGCGACGGTACTGTCTTCGGCCCGCAACCGTCCATGGGCGGACCCTTGCCGCAGGACCGCTGGGGCGAGAAGACCCGCACCAGCCACGCGTATGCATCCACGGGAGATTTCCAGGTGGTACTGACCACCTCGTTCACGGGCACCTACTCTGTGAATTCGGGTCCTCCTTTGCCGATTCCAGGCCAGGGCCAGTTCAGTGCTCCACCGCAAACCGTCAGCGTCTGGCGCTCGCTCACCCGCAACTACGCCGACGACTGCAACGCCAATCCCCAGGGCCAGGGCTGCCCGGGTGCCGGAGCATCGCGCTAG
- a CDS encoding DUF6318 family protein: protein MTSRNFFTSSAVRSRAAALVVGLALALSGCNSGDSPGTGGTSSPVAAETPTASTTPTSTPTPSAVYKPADASGPAQNVPVPVLPEVAKTETKEGAEAFVRFWYETLSYAYETGKPQNLEKISGPGCVFCKGLRDGINEAWSEGRWILGGKIETPAITATVETGAESYAVVQVIQSTIEIRKPDGTLLQNPTPATNTGSRAGLTFGSSGWVMSDLGLIR, encoded by the coding sequence ATGACATCACGGAACTTCTTTACGTCCAGCGCTGTGCGTTCCAGGGCAGCAGCCCTCGTTGTTGGTCTTGCGTTGGCCTTGTCCGGCTGCAACTCCGGGGACTCTCCTGGGACCGGCGGCACGTCTTCCCCGGTGGCTGCTGAAACACCCACCGCCAGCACCACACCCACTTCGACTCCAACACCGAGCGCCGTGTACAAGCCGGCCGACGCGTCCGGCCCCGCCCAGAACGTGCCCGTCCCCGTGCTCCCGGAAGTGGCGAAGACAGAGACGAAGGAAGGGGCAGAAGCCTTTGTTCGTTTTTGGTACGAGACCCTGAGCTACGCGTACGAAACCGGTAAGCCCCAGAATCTCGAGAAGATAAGCGGTCCAGGGTGCGTCTTCTGCAAGGGATTACGGGATGGCATAAATGAAGCGTGGAGCGAGGGTCGTTGGATATTAGGCGGGAAGATCGAGACGCCAGCTATAACAGCGACAGTCGAGACGGGAGCCGAATCATACGCAGTAGTTCAAGTTATTCAGTCAACAATCGAGATCAGGAAGCCGGACGGGACTCTCCTTCAAAACCCAACTCCTGCCACAAATACTGGTAGCCGAGCCGGACTTACCTTCGGCTCGTCGGGTTGGGTAATGTCAGACCTCGGACTCATTCGGTAG
- a CDS encoding purine-cytosine permease family protein, translating to MGNDIDTTQLLEPAAPAGAAVVGRSPATTTTGNTAALNATKESLEDYTLRFAPRSYRKWSAGVVATSALGGIAYLADFSIGANIGISYGTVNAILGILVAAVVIFATGFPLAYYAARYNIDLDLITRGSGFGYYGSVVTNVIFATFTFIFFALEGSIMAQGLELGLGIPQWLGYAASTVIIIPLVIYGMNTLAKLQVWTTPLWLLLMVVPVGYLLVSHPESIDSFFAYTGASGDGGPNLASVMLAAGVCLSLMAQIAEQIDYLRFMPPRTDANRGAWWRAVILAGPGWVIFGAIKQIVGLFIAIYLIATLDPAASATANEPVHQFLGVYQEMMPAWLAMTLAVVLVVISQIKINVTNAYSGSLAWTNSFTRITKTYPGRMVFVVVNLLIALVLMEANMFDFLNTILGFYANCAMAWVVTVASDIAINKYLLKISPKVPEFRRGMLYAVNPVGFVSMLVSAGVSIAVFFGAFGAAIQPYSPIFAVGLALVLPPVLAVLTRGRFYLRRSDDGIDLPMFDADGNPSDAKLLCHVTGLEFERPDMMRSAQDAPDGGPQYVSSLALSTDKTGELVLPARK from the coding sequence ATGGGCAATGACATAGACACCACGCAATTGCTGGAACCGGCGGCACCCGCCGGCGCCGCCGTCGTCGGACGTTCTCCGGCAACCACGACGACGGGCAACACCGCCGCACTCAACGCCACCAAGGAAAGCCTGGAGGATTACACGCTGCGGTTCGCGCCGCGCTCCTACCGCAAGTGGAGCGCCGGGGTGGTGGCCACAAGTGCACTGGGCGGCATCGCCTACCTGGCAGACTTTTCGATCGGCGCGAACATTGGCATCTCGTATGGCACGGTGAACGCGATCCTGGGAATCCTGGTGGCAGCCGTCGTTATTTTCGCCACGGGATTTCCCTTGGCGTATTACGCGGCGCGGTACAACATCGACCTTGACCTGATCACCCGCGGATCAGGCTTTGGCTATTACGGATCGGTGGTCACCAACGTCATCTTCGCCACCTTCACCTTCATCTTCTTTGCCCTGGAGGGCTCCATCATGGCGCAGGGGCTGGAGTTGGGGCTCGGCATCCCGCAGTGGCTTGGCTACGCCGCCTCCACGGTCATCATCATTCCGCTGGTGATTTACGGCATGAACACCCTTGCCAAGCTGCAGGTGTGGACCACTCCGCTGTGGCTGCTGCTGATGGTGGTTCCCGTGGGATACCTGCTGGTCTCGCACCCGGAGAGTATCGACAGCTTCTTCGCGTACACGGGTGCATCCGGTGACGGCGGGCCGAACCTGGCGTCGGTGATGCTGGCCGCGGGCGTGTGCCTGTCCCTGATGGCGCAGATCGCCGAGCAGATCGATTACCTCCGTTTCATGCCGCCGCGTACCGATGCCAACCGGGGTGCCTGGTGGCGCGCAGTGATCCTTGCCGGTCCGGGCTGGGTGATTTTTGGGGCGATCAAGCAGATTGTGGGCCTGTTTATCGCCATCTATCTGATCGCCACCCTGGATCCCGCCGCCTCTGCTACCGCCAATGAGCCGGTGCACCAGTTCCTGGGCGTTTACCAGGAGATGATGCCGGCGTGGCTGGCCATGACGCTCGCCGTGGTGCTGGTGGTCATCTCCCAGATAAAGATCAACGTCACCAATGCGTACTCGGGCTCGCTCGCCTGGACCAACTCCTTTACCCGTATCACCAAGACATACCCGGGCCGGATGGTGTTCGTGGTGGTGAACCTGCTGATCGCGCTGGTTCTGATGGAAGCGAACATGTTTGATTTCCTCAACACCATCCTCGGGTTCTACGCCAACTGCGCCATGGCGTGGGTGGTCACGGTGGCGTCCGACATCGCCATCAACAAGTACCTGCTTAAGATTTCCCCGAAGGTGCCGGAGTTCCGCCGCGGCATGCTGTACGCCGTGAATCCGGTTGGGTTCGTGTCCATGCTGGTGTCCGCCGGGGTTTCGATTGCGGTGTTCTTCGGGGCGTTCGGCGCCGCAATCCAGCCGTACTCGCCGATTTTCGCGGTGGGCCTGGCGCTGGTGCTGCCGCCGGTTCTCGCCGTGCTGACCCGCGGGCGGTTTTACCTTCGGCGTTCTGACGACGGAATCGACCTGCCCATGTTCGACGCGGACGGGAATCCCAGCGACGCCAAGCTCCTCTGCCACGTGACGGGGTTGGAGTTTGAGCGCCCGGACATGATGCGTTCCGCGCAGGACGCGCCCGACGGCGGCCCGCAGTATGTTTCCTCGCTCGCCTTGTCGACCGACAAGACAGGTGAGTTGGTGCTGCCGGCCCGGAAATAG
- the bioB gene encoding biotin synthase BioB, whose translation MTPHPILETARRQVLEQGIGLTEAQLVDVLRLPDDALPSALQLAHDVRLEHCGEEVEVEGIISIKTGGCPEDCHFCSQSGLFDSPVRGVWLDIPALVKAAKETAATGATEFCIVAAVRGPDIKLMNQIKFAIDRINQEVDINIACSLGMLTQRQVDQLAAWGVHRYNHNLETARSYFPQVVTTHTYEERLETCAMVKDAGMELCCGALIGMGETLEQRAELAAQLAALEPQEVPLNFLNPRPGTPLQDQPIMDGKDALRAIAAFRLAMPRTVLRYAGGRELTLGDLGTREGLLGGINAVIVGNYLTTLGRPATADLNLLVDLNMPIKELQKTL comes from the coding sequence ATGACACCACACCCGATTTTGGAAACAGCCCGCCGGCAGGTGCTGGAACAGGGCATCGGCCTCACTGAGGCGCAGCTGGTAGACGTCCTGCGCCTCCCCGACGACGCACTCCCCTCGGCCCTTCAACTGGCCCACGACGTGCGTCTGGAGCACTGCGGTGAGGAGGTGGAGGTGGAGGGCATCATCTCCATCAAGACCGGGGGCTGCCCCGAAGACTGCCACTTTTGCAGCCAGTCGGGCCTGTTCGACTCCCCCGTCCGCGGCGTCTGGCTGGACATTCCGGCACTGGTCAAGGCCGCCAAGGAAACCGCCGCCACTGGAGCCACCGAATTCTGCATTGTCGCCGCCGTCCGAGGCCCCGATATCAAGCTCATGAACCAGATCAAGTTCGCGATCGACCGCATCAACCAGGAAGTGGACATCAACATCGCCTGCTCCCTGGGCATGCTCACCCAGCGCCAGGTGGACCAGCTGGCCGCCTGGGGCGTCCACCGTTACAACCACAACCTGGAGACCGCCCGCAGCTACTTCCCACAGGTGGTCACCACCCACACCTACGAGGAGCGGCTGGAAACCTGCGCCATGGTCAAGGATGCCGGGATGGAACTGTGCTGCGGGGCACTGATCGGTATGGGCGAAACACTGGAGCAGCGCGCGGAACTCGCCGCGCAGCTGGCGGCCCTGGAACCACAAGAGGTTCCCCTGAACTTCCTTAACCCCAGGCCCGGCACACCCCTTCAAGACCAGCCGATCATGGACGGGAAAGATGCCCTGCGCGCCATTGCGGCCTTCCGGCTGGCGATGCCCCGCACCGTGTTGCGCTACGCCGGCGGCCGCGAGCTCACCCTCGGCGACCTCGGCACCCGCGAAGGCCTCCTGGGCGGAATCAACGCCGTCATTGTCGGCAATTACCTCACCACCCTGGGCCGCCCCGCAACGGCCGACCTCAACCTCCTGGTGGACCTGAACATGCCCATCAAGGAACTGCAGAAAACCCTATGA
- the bsaP gene encoding biotin synthase auxiliary protein BsaP: MSNPDLRQPGETPYCELCGLPLQLPSRHGDAPKEEKYDGGDAPPSYHHSRCADLLQLEPPRFCASCGRRLKVQVSPMGWWASCSRHGLNAS, encoded by the coding sequence ATGAGCAACCCGGACCTGCGCCAGCCGGGCGAAACCCCTTACTGCGAACTCTGCGGGCTTCCCCTGCAGCTGCCCTCCCGGCACGGGGACGCGCCCAAGGAAGAAAAGTACGACGGCGGCGACGCACCGCCGTCGTACCACCATTCCAGGTGCGCGGACCTTCTCCAGCTGGAGCCGCCCCGCTTCTGCGCGTCCTGCGGCCGCAGGCTCAAGGTCCAGGTCTCGCCGATGGGCTGGTGGGCCAGCTGCTCACGGCACGGCTTAAACGCTTCGTAA
- a CDS encoding pyridoxamine 5'-phosphate oxidase family protein, with amino-acid sequence MMFEHADGNPVLELDDEQSWQLLAATQHGRLVVSVAGEPDIFPVNYVTSNRKVYLRTAPGNKLAQLTINAQVLFETDGILSQEAWSVVLRGTARVLSNSDELAAIEELGLKTWVPTLKDFYVEIEPKSVSGRHFLFGEQPEREI; translated from the coding sequence ATGATGTTTGAACACGCGGACGGCAATCCTGTCCTGGAACTCGATGATGAGCAGTCGTGGCAGCTTCTGGCGGCAACGCAGCACGGGCGGCTGGTGGTTTCCGTTGCAGGGGAACCGGACATCTTCCCGGTGAATTACGTGACCTCCAACCGGAAGGTGTACCTGCGCACTGCTCCCGGGAACAAACTCGCTCAATTGACCATCAACGCGCAGGTGCTGTTTGAAACCGACGGCATCCTGTCGCAGGAGGCCTGGTCGGTTGTGCTGAGGGGGACAGCACGGGTCCTCAGCAATTCGGATGAGCTGGCGGCGATCGAGGAACTCGGCCTGAAGACCTGGGTTCCAACACTCAAGGACTTCTACGTGGAGATTGAGCCGAAGTCCGTGAGCGGCCGGCACTTCCTGTTCGGCGAGCAGCCGGAACGGGAAATCTAG
- a CDS encoding very short patch repair endonuclease — protein MPDTPSADKPTADKLSPERRSWNMSRIRGKNTKPELLVRRLLHARGYRYRLHGRSGGTKLPGNPDLVFAGRHKVIFVNGCFWHFHECRVGLHAPKANADFWAAKRTRTRERDEGQRRQLEDAGWEVLTVWECELKDRSALETQLVTFLEAGA, from the coding sequence ATGCCGGACACCCCCAGCGCGGACAAACCAACTGCGGACAAGCTCAGCCCCGAGCGGCGCAGTTGGAACATGTCCCGGATCCGCGGCAAGAACACCAAACCGGAACTGCTGGTCCGCCGGCTCCTGCACGCCAGGGGCTACCGGTACCGGCTGCATGGAAGGTCCGGTGGTACCAAACTCCCAGGCAACCCTGACCTCGTCTTCGCTGGCCGGCACAAGGTGATTTTCGTGAACGGCTGCTTCTGGCACTTCCATGAGTGCAGGGTGGGCCTGCACGCGCCCAAGGCCAATGCGGACTTCTGGGCCGCGAAGCGCACCCGGACCCGGGAGCGCGACGAAGGCCAGCGCCGCCAGCTGGAAGACGCCGGCTGGGAAGTACTGACAGTCTGGGAATGCGAGCTGAAGGACCGTTCCGCCCTCGAAACCCAGTTAGTGACCTTCCTCGAAGCCGGCGCCTGA
- a CDS encoding glycosyl hydrolase, with the protein MVPGLALSILQPASAATSPQITLTPGSGPAGSAVTVAGTGFKASTTGTVVAGSSTFAFQTTATGTFSTGITIPAASSGNLTITAKTSSVKASAIFVVQAAPAPAPAPQPTVSTAALRFGVATAGGALAGTELEEVSALAGESPSMVMIYKDFLQSPPITELDAVSSRGATPLVTWEPWAWGGGVQQPAYSLARITAGDFDGKISQWGQSLAAWGKPVMLRFAHEMNGNWYPWAEGVNGNQPGDYVAAWRHVHDVVAATGAGNVQWVWSPNVPYWGSTDLAGLFPGGGYVDVVALDGYNWGTSQTWSSWVTPVDLFAPGISQLRALAPGKPVLIAETASSETGGSKAAWNTALVSYLASQSDVMGFVWFHLQKETDWRINSSDSSASAFKSALLARRS; encoded by the coding sequence ATGGTGCCTGGTTTGGCTTTGTCTATCCTCCAGCCCGCCAGCGCAGCCACTTCACCGCAAATCACGCTCACTCCGGGCTCCGGCCCTGCAGGGTCCGCCGTGACTGTTGCCGGAACCGGGTTCAAAGCCTCCACCACGGGCACTGTGGTTGCAGGCTCCTCCACCTTCGCGTTCCAGACCACAGCGACGGGTACGTTCAGCACTGGCATCACCATACCGGCCGCTTCCAGCGGAAACCTCACCATCACTGCCAAGACCTCGTCCGTCAAGGCGTCAGCGATTTTCGTGGTTCAAGCTGCCCCGGCTCCAGCGCCCGCCCCGCAGCCAACTGTCAGTACAGCTGCCCTTCGCTTTGGAGTGGCGACCGCCGGGGGAGCCCTGGCCGGCACTGAACTGGAGGAGGTGTCCGCCCTGGCAGGGGAAAGTCCGTCCATGGTGATGATCTACAAGGACTTCCTGCAATCGCCGCCAATAACGGAGCTGGACGCGGTCAGCTCCCGCGGAGCCACACCCCTGGTCACCTGGGAGCCGTGGGCGTGGGGAGGCGGCGTGCAGCAGCCGGCTTACTCCTTGGCACGGATCACCGCCGGGGACTTCGACGGGAAGATTTCCCAGTGGGGCCAGTCCCTTGCGGCCTGGGGCAAGCCGGTCATGCTGCGCTTTGCCCACGAGATGAACGGCAACTGGTATCCGTGGGCCGAAGGCGTCAACGGCAACCAGCCGGGAGACTACGTGGCCGCCTGGCGGCATGTGCACGACGTCGTTGCCGCCACGGGTGCCGGCAATGTCCAGTGGGTCTGGTCGCCGAACGTCCCTTACTGGGGCTCGACTGACCTGGCCGGGTTGTTCCCCGGGGGAGGCTACGTGGACGTCGTGGCCCTGGACGGCTACAACTGGGGCACGTCGCAAACCTGGAGCAGCTGGGTTACCCCCGTGGATCTTTTTGCCCCCGGCATCTCCCAGCTCCGCGCCCTTGCACCCGGAAAGCCCGTCCTGATTGCCGAAACGGCGTCCAGCGAGACGGGCGGCTCCAAGGCCGCTTGGAACACGGCTCTGGTGTCTTACCTGGCCAGCCAGTCTGATGTGATGGGCTTCGTCTGGTTCCACCTGCAGAAGGAAACAGACTGGCGCATCAACAGCAGTGACTCGTCGGCATCTGCCTTCAAGTCCGCCCTGTTGGCCCGGAGAAGCTAG
- a CDS encoding Hpt domain-containing protein, with protein sequence MSTSDDAPRPLVDQSVLDRLRDELEEEEGYSRVFVGNFIENLPQRLNRLRLALTTGDLEGSIDAVLSLKTSSQMVGAERLAGLALDLENEIRSEARHADMAVALPRLAATFLRPITQCSRQTTHRLQAQCCPGAKR encoded by the coding sequence ATGAGCACTTCAGATGATGCGCCCAGGCCGCTGGTTGACCAGTCCGTCCTGGACCGGCTGCGGGACGAACTCGAGGAGGAAGAAGGCTACAGCCGGGTCTTCGTGGGGAACTTCATCGAGAACCTGCCCCAGCGGCTCAATCGGTTGCGGCTTGCCCTGACCACTGGAGACCTGGAGGGCTCCATTGATGCCGTCCTGAGCTTGAAGACCTCAAGCCAAATGGTTGGAGCCGAGCGCCTCGCGGGACTTGCCCTGGACCTGGAAAACGAGATCCGGTCCGAGGCGCGGCACGCGGACATGGCGGTTGCGTTGCCCAGGCTGGCAGCGACCTTCCTGCGGCCCATCACCCAGTGCAGCAGGCAAACGACGCACCGGCTGCAGGCTCAGTGCTGCCCCGGCGCCAAACGGTAA